One Bdellovibrio sp. ArHS genomic window carries:
- a CDS encoding YoaK family protein, translating into MFSYHQTLSHFSRSNVTIWLSMAFQAGAINAGGYLACHRFVSHVTGFGTLVGTEAAQGRWMQSLAMFAVPGFFIGGTMLSAFFVDRRIQTGRKPLYPIVMFLIFFLTTSVAISGTLGVFGEFGAPLARHGHLLLAALCLACGIQNATVTSAFGAIIRTTHLTGITTDLGIGIVRVLSHSHKIQPRTNEVRANWMRAGLISSFTLGSLVSAYVYLHAQYWGFLIPASIATILFFWSLIHFNEHDGTSS; encoded by the coding sequence ATGTTCTCATATCACCAAACTCTTTCTCACTTCAGTCGTTCTAATGTCACCATCTGGCTTTCCATGGCCTTTCAAGCAGGCGCTATCAATGCCGGGGGCTACTTGGCCTGCCATCGCTTTGTTTCGCACGTCACTGGGTTCGGAACTTTAGTGGGAACCGAAGCCGCACAAGGACGCTGGATGCAGTCCTTGGCGATGTTTGCTGTCCCGGGATTTTTCATCGGCGGCACGATGCTTTCGGCTTTCTTCGTAGATCGCCGCATCCAAACCGGCCGCAAACCTCTGTATCCGATTGTGATGTTTCTGATTTTCTTTCTCACCACTTCCGTCGCCATTTCTGGCACTCTGGGAGTCTTTGGCGAATTTGGTGCTCCTTTGGCGCGTCACGGCCATCTTCTGTTAGCAGCTTTGTGTTTAGCTTGTGGTATTCAAAATGCGACGGTGACTTCGGCCTTTGGCGCCATCATTCGCACGACTCATCTGACCGGGATTACCACGGACTTGGGAATCGGCATCGTGCGGGTTCTTTCTCACTCTCACAAAATTCAACCCCGCACGAACGAAGTGCGTGCGAACTGGATGCGTGCGGGTCTGATTTCATCTTTCACTTTGGGTTCATTGGTCTCGGCCTATGTTTACCTTCACGCACAGTATTGGGGCTTCCTTATTCCCGCCTCCATTGCTACAATCCTCTTCTTTTGGAGCCTTATTCACTTTAACGAGCACGACGGAACTTCATCATGA
- a CDS encoding prepilin-type N-terminal cleavage/methylation domain-containing protein, translating into MKTWNNKGQTLVEALVGFALLTIVGTAFVGGMAQLRKTTAQTVQLSSSDKQINDIAENIKAGVENYQVNFNYEEGTSGVLALDKLPMAWDSGRVARREDCKECAGTYGYTIQPYEEFRGLYKVTLRMTHKSWTDPYRDYVFVVSAK; encoded by the coding sequence ATGAAAACATGGAATAACAAAGGTCAGACATTGGTTGAAGCGCTGGTGGGGTTTGCTCTTCTCACAATCGTCGGAACCGCTTTTGTCGGTGGCATGGCCCAGTTGCGAAAAACAACAGCGCAGACGGTGCAACTGTCGTCGTCTGATAAACAGATCAATGATATTGCGGAAAATATCAAAGCCGGTGTGGAAAATTATCAGGTTAATTTCAACTATGAAGAGGGCACCTCTGGAGTTTTGGCGTTGGATAAGTTGCCGATGGCCTGGGACAGCGGTCGTGTGGCAAGGCGCGAAGACTGTAAGGAATGTGCCGGCACCTATGGTTATACGATTCAGCCTTATGAAGAATTTCGTGGCCTTTACAAGGTCACCTTAAGAATGACCCATAAATCCTGGACCGATCCTTATCGGGACTATGTTTTCGTGGTGAGTGCAAAATGA
- a CDS encoding cation diffusion facilitator family transporter, protein MSETPKSAHHHHQHSHASGHHHHHSHGAVMGRMKWALALNLAFACIELVGGLWTNSVAILSDALHDFGDALAVTLAIVLEKLSHKKSDENFSYGYRRFSTLGALITGIILIVGSVLILIESVPRLVNPQQPHADGMILLAILGVAVNGFAAYRVSKGESLNEKMLMWHMIEDVMGWVLVLIGALAMKFFSLPQLDAGMAIALALWIMFNVFKNVREALKVFLMASPANIDVESVEKAIRKIDKVEDVHHGHLWSLDGENHIYTGHVVLSAQATVSDMENVKMKVKKLVKDFGIVEATIETEVAGFMCLDPEHK, encoded by the coding sequence ATGTCAGAAACGCCAAAGTCCGCCCATCATCACCATCAACACTCGCATGCCTCCGGGCATCATCACCATCATTCTCACGGCGCTGTGATGGGCAGGATGAAATGGGCTTTGGCACTCAATTTGGCTTTTGCTTGTATTGAATTGGTCGGTGGGCTCTGGACGAACAGTGTGGCTATTCTCAGTGATGCCTTGCATGACTTCGGCGACGCGCTGGCTGTGACTTTAGCCATCGTACTGGAAAAACTGTCGCATAAAAAAAGTGACGAGAATTTTTCTTATGGATATCGACGCTTTTCCACCCTGGGAGCCTTGATCACCGGAATCATTTTGATCGTGGGCTCTGTTCTGATTCTAATCGAATCCGTGCCACGCCTGGTGAATCCGCAGCAGCCCCATGCGGATGGGATGATTCTCTTAGCCATTTTGGGGGTGGCGGTAAATGGTTTTGCCGCCTATCGAGTTTCCAAAGGTGAGTCGCTGAATGAAAAGATGTTGATGTGGCATATGATTGAAGACGTCATGGGCTGGGTGTTGGTTTTAATCGGCGCTTTGGCTATGAAGTTCTTTTCTTTGCCCCAACTGGATGCGGGGATGGCCATCGCGTTGGCTTTGTGGATCATGTTCAATGTTTTTAAGAACGTGCGTGAAGCACTTAAGGTCTTTTTAATGGCTTCACCGGCCAATATCGATGTGGAGTCCGTCGAAAAGGCCATTCGCAAAATCGATAAAGTGGAAGATGTCCACCACGGACATCTTTGGTCGCTGGATGGAGAGAATCATATTTATACCGGCCACGTGGTCCTTAGTGCGCAAGCAACGGTCTCTGATATGGAGAACGTAAAAATGAAGGTCAAAAAGTTGGTCAAAGATTTTGGCATTGTCGAGGCCACGATTGAAACGGAAGTGGCTGGTTTCATGTGTCTCGATCCTGAACACAAATAA
- a CDS encoding (deoxy)nucleoside triphosphate pyrophosphohydrolase codes for MTEKTPVVVVAAVIRRFADPEKRILIVRRGPEQSGAGFWEFPGGKVEMDESSEQALQREIEEELGIAIRVGDFIGEEDFLYPTKLIRLRVYWAETQERDLVLTEHDAFRWCLPEEISLSDLSEADRPFVGKILGK; via the coding sequence ATGACAGAAAAGACACCGGTCGTGGTGGTTGCCGCCGTCATTCGCCGTTTTGCAGATCCGGAAAAGAGAATCCTTATTGTGCGCAGGGGGCCGGAGCAAAGTGGCGCGGGTTTTTGGGAGTTTCCCGGCGGAAAAGTCGAGATGGATGAGTCTTCTGAGCAGGCCTTGCAAAGGGAAATCGAGGAAGAACTGGGAATTGCCATCCGGGTGGGTGACTTTATCGGCGAAGAGGACTTTTTATACCCCACAAAGCTCATACGCCTGCGGGTCTATTGGGCTGAGACTCAGGAAAGAGATCTGGTATTAACAGAGCACGATGCCTTTAGATGGTGTTTGCCCGAAGAAATTTCTTTAAGTGATCTTTCAGAGGCAGATCGCCCGTTTGTCGGAAAAATTTTAGGGAAGTAG
- a CDS encoding TlpA disulfide reductase family protein, producing MRLRLLLIFLFLPVLSFAAPTAGFDVDFKQISAVPLTPAKGIPFANLKGKVVLVDFWASWCTPCKDALPHYNRLYNTYKNKGLVVIAVNEDDDMKERDAFLKTQSFDFYIYQDKDRKMLGEFKVQALPTLFIFDKNLKPVTFYRGFGPDKTALLEKTLQDLLK from the coding sequence GTGAGGCTGCGTCTTCTGCTTATTTTCTTATTCCTTCCCGTCTTGAGTTTCGCCGCACCCACCGCTGGTTTTGATGTGGACTTTAAACAGATTTCCGCCGTGCCTTTAACCCCCGCCAAAGGCATTCCTTTTGCGAATCTCAAAGGCAAAGTCGTCCTTGTGGATTTTTGGGCCTCTTGGTGCACACCCTGTAAAGACGCTCTTCCCCACTACAACCGCCTTTACAATACGTACAAAAACAAAGGCCTGGTGGTCATTGCCGTCAATGAAGACGACGACATGAAAGAGCGTGATGCCTTCTTAAAGACGCAGTCCTTTGATTTTTATATTTATCAAGATAAAGACAGAAAAATGCTGGGCGAGTTTAAAGTGCAGGCCTTACCCACTCTTTTTATCTTTGATAAAAACCTTAAACCCGTGACCTTCTATCGTGGGTTTGGTCCTGACAAAACAGCCCTGCTAGAGAAAACTCTTCAGGATCTTTTAAAATAA
- a CDS encoding EF-hand domain-containing protein: protein MRTSIKNSVALGALVFWGIPSLAADKDFPMSVNSATSGESVVSAPASGLVTRSGKTEVMVKVNNSCFGTNLRGVGNPLAPSSIIKASFILVMGGKEYEIKVDYPAMLVTAAGLSGNVSVTPMDADKYSIPGGGSAGIFGNSVILKTPIPTSVSVDDEGNITESGKGPVYLKSYSFNQEVTSCTGTAVYGSYGYSSSQPTYPCGAYMGKSGPLSASFGGISVSSDKSNIDINVAFPGQTGFCGGYWSPLMVFWDEQRPKFDAISDFPLNPFGKTMWPEAKSPGWFVALDRDGSGMIDQRNELFGDNADQVNGFEVLKKFDTNKDGFIDKKDKEFKKLVLWNDANGDGVSQKEEVVKLSAKITKISLNYEKGVVRPIGRHAEARERAKFWYTEKGKVKQGDIIDIWLAPAEMKLSQR, encoded by the coding sequence ATGAGAACGTCTATAAAAAACAGTGTCGCATTAGGGGCGCTCGTGTTTTGGGGTATTCCATCCTTAGCGGCTGATAAAGATTTTCCGATGTCAGTCAACTCGGCGACGTCAGGAGAATCGGTAGTATCCGCTCCGGCGTCGGGTCTTGTGACTCGCTCTGGAAAAACCGAAGTCATGGTCAAGGTGAACAACTCTTGCTTCGGCACAAATCTTCGTGGAGTGGGAAATCCTCTGGCGCCAAGTTCCATCATTAAAGCCAGCTTTATTCTGGTGATGGGTGGAAAAGAATACGAAATTAAAGTGGACTACCCGGCAATGCTGGTTACCGCTGCGGGGTTATCCGGTAACGTCAGCGTTACACCCATGGATGCCGACAAGTATTCGATTCCCGGTGGCGGTTCCGCTGGTATCTTTGGTAACAGTGTGATCTTGAAAACGCCGATTCCGACAAGTGTCTCGGTGGATGACGAAGGAAATATCACGGAAAGTGGTAAAGGCCCGGTTTATCTAAAAAGTTATTCCTTCAATCAGGAAGTGACAAGTTGTACGGGCACAGCCGTTTACGGATCTTATGGCTACTCTTCAAGTCAGCCGACTTATCCTTGCGGTGCTTACATGGGAAAATCTGGCCCCTTGTCAGCCTCCTTCGGGGGGATCTCCGTTTCTTCTGATAAGTCCAACATCGACATCAACGTCGCCTTTCCAGGGCAAACGGGATTCTGCGGAGGATACTGGTCTCCGTTGATGGTTTTCTGGGACGAGCAAAGACCTAAATTCGATGCGATCAGCGACTTCCCGTTGAATCCCTTTGGTAAAACCATGTGGCCCGAGGCAAAATCTCCGGGTTGGTTCGTGGCCTTGGACCGTGATGGTTCCGGCATGATCGATCAACGCAACGAGCTTTTTGGTGACAATGCGGATCAGGTCAACGGCTTTGAGGTGTTGAAGAAATTTGATACGAACAAAGATGGCTTCATCGATAAAAAAGACAAGGAATTTAAAAAACTGGTGCTTTGGAATGATGCCAATGGTGACGGGGTTTCGCAAAAAGAAGAAGTTGTGAAACTGTCGGCAAAGATCACTAAGATTTCGTTGAACTATGAAAAGGGTGTGGTTCGACCTATCGGCCGTCACGCGGAAGCTCGCGAAAGAGCCAAGTTCTGGTACACGGAAAAAGGCAAAGTGAAGCAAGGGGATATCATCGATATCTGGCTGGCGCCGGCGGAAATGAAGCTGAGTCAGAGATAA
- a CDS encoding COX15/CtaA family protein has product MTKPTFKKFAFGLLFYTILVILWGAWVRISHSGDGCGDTWPLCHGQLIPEAQRGKTWVEYGHRLMSGIYGLLVLYFWWVARKIYPKKHFARKMATATLIFTVTEALLGAKLVLFGLVTTNDTPYRAFVMALHQLNSFMLTGAVALTFSASLLQTELQTPSKEDKRYRYLPWVIVAIGVTGAWASLSNSLFPAENLFDGFLADLDANSHFLVRLRGLHPLLALIGGGGLALFFWVKAQTAESLLVERRSYQMSLTLITALVFGILTLLLHAPVWMKVVHLALAHTVWVILLQWVYFVRAETVHLETMETSPVKS; this is encoded by the coding sequence ATGACAAAACCTACTTTCAAGAAATTTGCATTTGGCCTTCTGTTTTACACAATTCTGGTGATTTTGTGGGGGGCCTGGGTGCGCATTTCACACTCGGGTGACGGCTGTGGCGACACCTGGCCTCTTTGTCATGGCCAACTGATCCCGGAAGCTCAACGTGGCAAGACCTGGGTGGAATACGGTCACCGTCTGATGTCGGGCATCTATGGGCTTTTGGTTCTTTATTTCTGGTGGGTGGCACGAAAAATCTATCCCAAAAAACATTTCGCCAGAAAGATGGCAACGGCCACTTTAATTTTCACAGTCACTGAAGCTCTTCTGGGGGCGAAGTTAGTTCTTTTCGGTTTGGTCACCACCAACGATACTCCTTACCGCGCTTTTGTCATGGCCCTTCACCAACTGAATTCGTTCATGCTCACTGGAGCTGTGGCGTTGACCTTTTCAGCTTCCTTGCTGCAAACCGAACTTCAAACTCCTTCCAAAGAAGACAAGCGTTACCGCTATCTGCCCTGGGTGATCGTCGCTATCGGTGTCACCGGAGCCTGGGCTTCGCTTTCAAATTCTCTCTTCCCTGCAGAGAATCTTTTTGATGGTTTTTTGGCGGATCTTGATGCCAACTCGCACTTTTTGGTGCGTTTACGCGGCTTGCATCCACTGCTGGCTCTTATCGGCGGCGGTGGCCTGGCCTTGTTTTTCTGGGTGAAGGCACAGACGGCGGAATCACTTTTAGTGGAACGTCGGTCCTATCAAATGAGTCTGACTCTGATCACAGCTTTGGTATTTGGAATTCTGACTTTACTTCTTCATGCGCCAGTGTGGATGAAAGTCGTTCACTTGGCTTTAGCTCACACGGTGTGGGTGATCTTGTTGCAATGGGTTTACTTCGTTCGCGCCGAAACAGTTCATCTGGAAACGATGGAAACAAGCCCTGTTAAGTCGTAA
- a CDS encoding DCC1-like thiol-disulfide oxidoreductase family protein — MEKVDLKMRNVVFFDGVCHLCNGFVDAVISRDKTHFFLFAPLQGVTAEKLLSPADRTNLDTVIYFEKGRIYRRSAAVLRILSGLGGAYRIFALARIIPGPLRDLLYNYVAKNRYHWFGEREFCRLPTPQERSYLLP; from the coding sequence ATGGAAAAGGTGGACTTAAAAATGCGAAACGTGGTCTTTTTTGATGGGGTTTGCCACCTTTGTAATGGTTTTGTCGATGCAGTTATCAGTCGTGATAAAACTCACTTTTTTCTTTTCGCCCCCTTGCAAGGGGTCACGGCCGAAAAGCTTTTGTCCCCTGCAGACAGGACCAATCTTGATACAGTGATTTACTTTGAGAAAGGCAGAATCTATCGTCGCTCTGCTGCGGTTCTGCGCATTTTATCGGGACTGGGTGGAGCCTATCGAATCTTTGCTTTGGCGCGAATTATCCCGGGACCTCTGCGCGATCTCCTTTACAATTATGTCGCAAAAAACCGCTATCATTGGTTTGGCGAAAGAGAGTTCTGTCGCCTGCCGACTCCGCAAGAGCGCTCTTACCTACTTCCCTAA
- a CDS encoding type II secretion system protein, translating into MMLMNKKGFTAIEIAIGIGVVAILTTAVLATQLMVTKEQVKLQTKLEESIDTNLAERVVFSDLNAVEPSYNNLTVKDDKGLSFFDYYPDVPANLLGNKEALERNITLNLKGRTELFILLQDLGAGPLMNYDPVAAYDIGAAPADFNKSATLSFSSLNRNKWVEKQRESFWKNGRALMLDTPARLRPINPDGSVDMKIAPRSPIYIGYVDGNALKIDATIKGLIDTTEPESGKTLATVDEFLRAAPSIGGGQSLIRMRAVRLVRYYLEAHEDLRYAGTPANLYKSIYENGQWSSPYLMADGVEEFQLRRDSVLKRMIYFKVKKMDKKDPTKTAGL; encoded by the coding sequence ATGATGCTGATGAATAAAAAAGGCTTCACAGCCATAGAAATTGCCATTGGTATTGGTGTGGTTGCCATCCTGACGACGGCAGTCCTAGCGACGCAGTTGATGGTGACCAAAGAGCAGGTCAAGCTGCAAACGAAACTGGAAGAATCCATCGATACGAATTTGGCCGAGCGGGTGGTTTTTTCCGATCTCAATGCGGTAGAGCCTTCTTATAATAATTTGACCGTGAAGGATGACAAGGGTTTGTCCTTTTTCGATTATTATCCGGACGTGCCCGCAAATCTTTTAGGTAATAAAGAGGCCCTTGAAAGAAATATCACTTTGAACCTCAAGGGACGGACCGAGTTGTTTATTCTTCTGCAGGATCTCGGCGCGGGTCCCTTGATGAATTATGATCCGGTTGCGGCTTACGATATTGGTGCGGCTCCTGCAGACTTTAACAAATCCGCGACTCTTTCTTTTTCATCATTGAATCGAAATAAGTGGGTGGAAAAGCAGAGAGAGAGTTTCTGGAAAAATGGGCGCGCGCTTATGTTAGATACACCCGCGCGTTTGCGACCCATCAATCCGGATGGATCGGTCGATATGAAAATCGCCCCACGCAGTCCGATTTATATCGGCTACGTCGACGGCAACGCGCTGAAGATTGATGCGACCATCAAAGGCTTGATTGATACGACCGAGCCTGAGTCGGGAAAAACTTTGGCGACGGTGGATGAATTTTTACGAGCGGCACCTTCGATTGGCGGGGGTCAGTCGTTGATTCGTATGCGGGCGGTTCGTCTGGTCCGATATTATTTAGAGGCCCACGAGGATCTGCGCTATGCGGGAACGCCGGCAAATCTTTATAAGTCCATCTATGAAAATGGGCAGTGGTCGTCTCCGTATCTGATGGCAGACGGGGTGGAAGAGTTTCAGCTTCGTCGGGACTCTGTCTTAAAACGCATGATTTATTTTAAGGTTAAGAAAATGGATAAAAAGGACCCGACAAAGACCGCAGGTCTTTAA
- a CDS encoding LON peptidase substrate-binding domain-containing protein — translation MEVFLFPLVNVTLFPRTTKPLNIFEPRYLSMIKEAVATQTPIALGFIEDPAKVASVRPGETVPFVRDIAGYGYAQIVEERLNGTLLIFLQGQGKLRLGKVLDRGTPYIICEGHIIPEKTILEPRYQAELNALHRILTRWIQTHVPDPQQRDIFMRNLVSPEEIIGSFASYLVRDYDLQQMVLEYDDINEKVRFLHRLVESNELTT, via the coding sequence ATGGAAGTCTTTTTATTCCCTCTTGTTAATGTCACATTGTTTCCGCGAACAACAAAGCCTCTCAATATTTTCGAACCCCGTTATCTCTCGATGATTAAAGAAGCTGTGGCAACTCAGACGCCCATTGCCTTGGGTTTTATCGAAGACCCGGCTAAGGTCGCGTCGGTTCGGCCCGGCGAGACGGTTCCGTTTGTTCGCGACATTGCGGGATATGGATATGCACAAATCGTCGAGGAAAGACTTAACGGAACTCTTTTGATCTTTTTGCAGGGGCAAGGCAAGTTACGTTTAGGCAAGGTGCTTGATCGGGGCACGCCTTATATTATTTGTGAAGGTCACATCATTCCCGAAAAAACCATTCTTGAACCCAGATATCAAGCAGAGTTGAACGCTCTTCATCGGATTCTGACTCGCTGGATTCAGACGCATGTGCCTGATCCCCAACAGCGCGATATTTTTATGCGCAATCTGGTCAGCCCGGAAGAGATCATAGGAAGCTTCGCCTCTTATTTGGTGCGAGATTACGATTTGCAACAGATGGTTTTAGAATACGACGACATCAACGAGAAGGTGCGCTTTCTGCACCGTCTGGTTGAATCGAACGAGCTTACGACTTAA
- a CDS encoding Na/Pi cotransporter family protein: MIDTHNSYFIILVSGVALFLYGMGLASSSLEKLMAGKITLLLNRLSQSKFLAILTGVVLTTLMQSSGAVTSMLVGLGSARVINLRQVMGVIIGTAIGTTLTVQFISLDLGSYALPVFAIAFAFYFKAKKTVFKNLSLVFMGFGLLFLGLNLISVSSHHFAENPMLTDLFQSVRDNPGYSLLISIVFCAFVQSSAVTIGMAMSLAAVKAITFYDAMIWVYGANIGTTSVALIAAAGGNYVGRQVAWAHFFYKTISVVIFYPFTQLFIDFLTTFDTSTSRQIANGHLIFNVLSAVIFYPFINKGAELIEKMFPKQASEEFGTEFVKLDNYQSSALAVSYANREIMRTADIVLGMIKDSIRLFETNDPKDFDSIKDRDNKVDFLYRETKMFLLDHANKSNTVVHQNIMNMIMFLSDLERAADAIDINILALAIKKNALKLEFSTEGWAEICQMHQQVVKVAAMAINAYQNKELSEEAIQLKRDLAKTEISLRENHISRLNRGMNSSINTSSIHLDLLSEYRRIASLLCNHAYNSRSST; the protein is encoded by the coding sequence ATGATTGATACCCACAATTCCTATTTCATCATCCTGGTCAGCGGGGTGGCTCTCTTTTTGTACGGGATGGGACTAGCCTCGTCGTCGCTCGAAAAGTTGATGGCGGGAAAAATCACCCTTTTACTCAACCGTCTTTCGCAAAGTAAATTCTTGGCGATTCTCACGGGTGTCGTCCTCACGACACTTATGCAAAGCTCTGGAGCCGTCACGTCTATGTTGGTGGGACTGGGGTCTGCCCGAGTTATCAATTTACGCCAGGTGATGGGTGTTATTATTGGCACGGCGATCGGCACCACCCTGACCGTTCAGTTCATCTCCTTGGACTTAGGCTCTTATGCCCTGCCCGTTTTTGCGATTGCTTTTGCGTTCTATTTTAAGGCCAAAAAAACTGTCTTTAAGAATCTTTCTTTGGTCTTCATGGGCTTTGGCTTGCTTTTCTTAGGTCTGAATTTGATTTCGGTTTCTTCACATCACTTCGCCGAAAATCCGATGCTCACCGACTTGTTCCAAAGTGTTCGTGACAATCCTGGATACTCTTTACTTATTTCCATTGTTTTCTGCGCCTTTGTGCAAAGCAGTGCCGTCACTATCGGGATGGCGATGAGCCTTGCCGCTGTGAAGGCGATCACCTTCTACGATGCGATGATCTGGGTTTATGGTGCCAACATCGGAACCACTTCAGTTGCATTGATCGCTGCGGCTGGAGGCAATTACGTCGGCCGTCAGGTGGCGTGGGCGCATTTCTTCTACAAAACAATCAGCGTTGTGATTTTCTATCCATTCACACAGCTTTTCATTGATTTTCTGACCACCTTCGACACCAGCACTTCCCGTCAGATTGCCAACGGCCATCTTATTTTCAACGTTCTTTCTGCGGTGATTTTTTATCCCTTCATCAACAAAGGCGCAGAACTGATCGAAAAGATGTTTCCAAAACAAGCTTCCGAAGAGTTTGGCACTGAATTCGTCAAGCTCGACAACTATCAATCTTCGGCTTTGGCCGTTTCCTATGCCAATCGCGAGATCATGCGCACAGCCGACATCGTTTTGGGGATGATCAAAGACTCTATCCGGCTTTTTGAGACCAACGATCCCAAAGATTTTGACTCGATCAAAGATCGCGACAACAAGGTGGATTTTCTTTATCGCGAGACCAAAATGTTTCTTCTGGATCACGCCAATAAGTCCAACACCGTCGTCCATCAGAATATTATGAATATGATCATGTTCTTAAGTGATCTTGAAAGAGCGGCGGATGCCATTGACATCAATATTCTGGCCTTGGCGATTAAGAAGAACGCCCTAAAGCTTGAGTTTTCTACCGAAGGCTGGGCAGAAATTTGTCAGATGCACCAACAGGTTGTTAAAGTGGCCGCGATGGCCATCAATGCTTACCAAAATAAAGAACTCTCCGAAGAGGCCATACAGCTGAAGCGCGACCTTGCCAAAACGGAAATTTCCTTGCGCGAAAATCACATCAGCCGCTTGAATCGAGGGATGAATTCGTCGATCAACACCAGTTCCATCCATTTGGATCTGTTGAGCGAATACCGACGTATTGCAAGTTTATTATGTAACCATGCTTACAATTCGAGATCATCAACATGA